The Tripterygium wilfordii isolate XIE 37 chromosome 17, ASM1340144v1, whole genome shotgun sequence genome has a window encoding:
- the LOC119981878 gene encoding uncharacterized protein LOC119981878, whose protein sequence is MSKGAVSTPHNHGSTSQVRCFKCGEQGHRVIECQKREKFGKGLFVESDEYEAGLGVDLDLEPIYDDDAPYGEDTCSSFENVVAEEVVRKIGLVTEKHPVPYKLSWLKKGSEVNVTKRCQVPFSMETQYVDKIWCDVVAMDACHLLLGRPCQFDRRMVHDGKLNTYSCIFDHVKIVLMPGKKVPSKIITESSSIMLARQDFLEEVAETGLVFALVGKETMEGTVIPCIVRELLAEFSDVFPDDLSLGLPPLRDQQHQIDLIQGASLPIRPYYRMSPKEHEELRQQVEDLLLKGYIRGSLSPCANPALLMPKKDGSWRMCVDSRAINKITVRCRFPIPRLDNLLDQLSGAKIFTKLHLKSGYHQIRMRPGDEWKTAFKIREGLYGWLVMPFGLSNALNTFMRVMNKIFRPFIGKFLVVYFDDILIYSTSTDLHLFHLREFLGVLGRKGFMSFCKNVHSCPNQFCSWDMLFPAKGYLLMNQRLRLYDNGQLPPRFRKSRDFMGWFLFIEDSFVEIGVILSQHGKPVTYSSEKLSGSNLHYNTYDLEFYALVRALKHLSSYLAYNEFILFTDHEALKHLNSQDKLSSRHAQWEKEKCRKEAENCPGDISDQSDPIPIDRPVPKNDEKSKNGRNVPTQLRAEGDIQGLPQAIDEIRCTNHRNIVENKVADGLSHRSTLVNNMQVQVLGFDLLKDLLAVDPYFGPIMVYLKTDPYSDYVLHEGYLFKGNRLCIPDSSLRLKIIQDVQGEGHVGRDKTLQLIGDRYFWPSLRKEVARFVESCRTCQLAKGSAMNAGLYLPLPILDGPWSCVSMDFVLGLPRTQRSHNSIFVVVHRFSKMAHFIAYRKTMDVVHVAQLNFHDVYHYHRLPLSIMSDRDTHFLSYFWHCLWRLSCTKLEFSSAYHPQTDGQTEVVNCSLGSLLRCLVGEHLKSWDQQLYQAEFAYNRSTNLSIGFSPFQIIYGYYPRAPVDLTPLPDLVCPNIKAEDLMTQLQHVHATTTQWLQESNSKYKLAADKKRRVVEFSVGDLVWAILMKDRFPPGEYSKLVAHKIGPLEIIEKNNSNAYQLKLPNHVKTYDVFNVKHLVPFVASPSLLSTALLSRMTFCQPGEDDADGMAWPCVMRMNWLCNSWNTSIV, encoded by the exons ATGAGTAAGGGAGCTGTTAGTACACCCCATAATCATGGCTCGACATCTCAAGTAAGGTGCTTCAAGTGTGGAGAGCAGGGTCACCGTGTCATTGAAtgccaaaaaagagagaagtttGGTAAAGGTCTTTTTGTGGAATCTGATGAGTACGAGGCAGGCCTAGGAGTGGATCTAGATCTAGAACCAATCTATGATGATGATGCACCATATGGGGAGGACACATGTTCAAG TTTTGAGAATGTAGTTGCTGAAGAGGTAGTGAGGAAAATTGGATTGGTGACTGAAAAACATCCTGTCCCATACAAGCTTTCTTGGCTGAAGAAGGGATCAGAGGTGAATGTAACCAAACGCTGCCAGGTTCCATTCTCTATGGAAACGCAATATGTTGACAAAATATGGTGTGATGTGGTCGCCATGGATGCATGTCATCTTCTTTTGGGTCGTCCCTGCCAATTTGATCGCCGCATGGTGCATGATGGAAAATTAAACACCTATAGTTGTATTTTTGATCATGTGAAGATAGTTTTGATGCCAGGAAAGAAAGTTCCATCCAAAATAATTACGGAGAGTAGTTCCATTATGTTGGCTCGACAAGACTTTCTTGAGGAAGTAGCTGAAACAGGATTGGTGTTTGCCTTGGTAGGCAAAGAAACCATGGAGGGAACAGTGATACCATGCATTGTCCGTGAATTGCTTGCTGAATTCTCAGACGTCTTTCCCGATGACTTATCGTTGGGGCTACCACCATTGCGTGACCAACAACATCAAATAGATTTGATCCAAGGAGCTAGTCTCCCGATTCGTCCTTACTATCGTATGAGTCCAAAGGAGCATGAAGAGTTACGTCAACAAGTCGAAGATCTGTTGTTGAAGGGATATATTCGAGGGAGTCTTAGTCCATGTGCAAATCCAGCACTTTTAATGCCAAAAAAAGATGGCTCCTGGCGAATGTGTGTGGATAGCAGAGCTATCAACAAGATCACGGTGCGATGTAGATTTCCCATACCACGTTTAGATAATCTACTTGATCAATTGAGTGGTGCCAAAATTTTCACAAAACTACATCTGAAGAGTGGTTACCATCAAATCCGTATGCGACCCGGAGATGAATGGAAGACAGCCTTCAAAATTCGTGAAGGATTATATGGGTGGTTGGTGATGCCTTTTGGTCTGTCTAACGCACTCAACACTTTTATGCGGGTCATGAATAAGATATTTCGGCCATTCATAGGTAAATTCCTCGTAGTTTATTTCGATGATATTTTAATATACAGTACCTCTACAGATTTACATCTGTTCCATCTTAGAGAGTTCCTTGGAGTTTTGGGAAGGAAGGGTTTTATGTCGTTTTGTAAAAATGTTCATTCTTGTCCGAATCAATTTTGTTCTTGGGATATGTTGTTTCCAGCCAAGGGTTATCTGTTGATGAATCAAAGGTTACGATTGTATGACAATGGCCAACTCCCACCACGATTCAGGAAGTCCAGAGATTTCATGGGCTGGTTTCTTTTTATAGAAGATTCATTC GTAGAGATAGGGGTCATACTTAGTCAACACGGTAAGCCCGTCACTTATTCTAGTGAGAAGTTAAGTGGTTCCAACCTTCATTACAACACTTACGATCTAGAGTTTTATGCGTTAGTACGCGCCTTGAAACATTTGAGTTCGTATCTTGCCTACAATGAGTTCATCCTATTCACAGATCATGAGgcattgaaacatttgaacagcCAGGACAAGCTCTCTTCCCGTCATGCACAGTGG GAGAAGGAGAAGTGtagaaaagaagctgaaaattgtCCAGGGGAcatttccgatcaatcggacccCATCCCGATTGATCGGCCAGTTCCAAAAAATGATGAAAAGTCAAAAAATGGGAGAAATGTGCCTACGCA ATTGAGAGCGGAAGGAGATATccagggtttgcctcaagccatagatgaaaTAAGGTGCacgaaccataggaatatag TTGAAAATAAAGTAGCTGATGGCCTCAGTCACCGTTCCACTTTGGTTAATAATATGCAAGTTCAGGTGTTGGGTTTTGATTTGTTGAAGGATTTATTGGCCGTTGATCCTTATTTTGGTCCTATTATGGTTTACTTGAAGACTGATCCATATTCAGATTACGTGTTACATGAGGGCTATTTGTTTAAAGGAAACCGATTGTGCATTCCCGACAGTAGCTTGCGATTGAAGATCATTCAGGATGTGCAAGGTGAAGGACACGTGGGCCGTGATAAGACCCTCCAACTTATCGGGGATCgttatttttggccaagcttGCGTAAGGAAGTCGCTCGTTTTGTGGAATCCTGTCGAACGTGTCAATTGGCTAAAGGCAGTGCGATGAATGCAGGTCTTTACCTGCCACTACCCATTCTTGACGGGCCATGGTCTTGCGTCAGTATGGACTTTGTGTTGGGACTTCCTCGAACTCAGCGGAGTCATAATTCTATTTTTGTTGTGGTTCATCGCTTCTCTAAGATGGCCCATTTCATTGCATATAGGAAGACAATGGATGTTGTTCATGTTGCTCAGTTGAACTTTCATGACGTTTACCATTATCATAGGCTGCCATTGTCAATTATGTCGGATCGTGACACACACTTCTTGAGTTATTTTTGGCATTGTTTGTGGCGACTTTCTTGCACCAAACTCGAATTCAGTAGTGCTTACCATCCCCAGACGGACGGTCAAACGGAGGTTGTTAATTGTTCATTGGGGTCCCTGTTACGTTGTCTTGTAGGAGAACACTTGAAGTCCTGGGATCAACAGCTTTACCAAGCTGAGTTTGCTTACAATAGGTCCACTAATCTGAGTATCGGTTTCAGTCCTTTCCAGATCATTTATGGTTACTATCCACGTGCCCCCGTTGATCTCACACCTCTCCCCGACCTTGTTTGTCCCAATATTAAGGCTGAGGACTTGATGACGCAACTGCAGCATGTTCATGCTACTACAACCCAATGGCTGCAGGAGTCTAACTCCAAGTATAAGCTTGCCGCGGACAAGAAACGTAGGGTTGTTGAATTTTCTGTGGGGGATCTCGTATGGGCTATTTTAATGAAGGATCGCTTTCCTCCTGGGGAGTATAGCAAATTGGTTGCCCATAAAATTGGCCCTCTGGAAATTATTGAGAAGAATAATTCTAATGCCTACCAGCTGAAGTTGCCCAACCACGTGAAGACGTATGATGTGTTCAATGTTAAGCATTTGGTGCCTTTTGTTGCTTCTCCTTCGCTCTTGTCTACTGCTTTATTGTCAAGGATGACTTTTTGCCAACCCGGGGAGGATGATGCAGACGGGATGGCTTGGCCCTGTGTGATGAGGATGAATTGGCTTTGCAATTCATGGAACACTTCGATCGTATGA